One window from the genome of Bradyrhizobium xenonodulans encodes:
- a CDS encoding tripartite tricarboxylate transporter substrate binding protein — translation MPRISRRQATTLIAGALATPLGAPAIVRARAQTIFIIVPYAPGGSIDSLMRSIAKAMAETLDQPVLVDNKPGANGIVGSQYVARAPKDGSVLLAGGTGPISLNVLLRKNLPYKLEDFASVAMLCNGPLSLTVNARTPATDVKSFVAYAKGRDKPLFYATLGPGSVTHLFGIMMGKSMGFAVTEVAYRNNPASFMETLSGECDLNFATPAAVMEHARGGQLRILAVSSDKRMATLPEIPTLAESGYPDLTASFWTALHAPAGTPRDAIARLNAAANAAMQKPEIAKQLETDGLMIDTGAPERLDAQLTKDAALWGPVIKAQNIVLE, via the coding sequence ATGCCCAGGATCAGCCGACGCCAGGCCACGACTCTGATCGCCGGCGCCCTCGCCACCCCGCTCGGCGCGCCCGCGATCGTGAGAGCGCGCGCGCAGACGATCTTCATCATCGTGCCCTATGCGCCCGGCGGCTCGATCGACAGCCTGATGCGCTCAATCGCGAAGGCCATGGCGGAAACCCTCGACCAGCCGGTCCTGGTCGACAACAAGCCGGGCGCCAACGGCATCGTCGGATCGCAATATGTGGCGCGCGCGCCGAAGGACGGTTCGGTCCTGCTGGCCGGCGGCACCGGCCCGATCTCGCTGAACGTCCTGCTCCGCAAGAACCTGCCCTACAAGCTCGAGGATTTCGCCTCCGTCGCCATGCTCTGCAACGGGCCGCTGTCGCTGACCGTGAACGCGCGGACGCCCGCCACTGACGTGAAAAGCTTCGTCGCTTACGCCAAGGGGCGCGACAAGCCGTTGTTCTACGCCACGCTGGGCCCGGGCAGCGTCACGCATTTGTTCGGCATCATGATGGGCAAGTCGATGGGGTTTGCCGTCACCGAGGTTGCCTATCGCAACAATCCGGCCTCCTTCATGGAGACGCTGTCGGGCGAATGCGACCTCAACTTCGCGACGCCCGCCGCCGTCATGGAGCACGCGCGCGGCGGTCAGCTCCGCATCCTCGCGGTCTCCTCGGACAAGCGCATGGCTACTCTTCCCGAGATACCGACGCTGGCCGAATCCGGCTATCCCGACCTGACGGCATCATTCTGGACTGCGCTTCATGCACCCGCGGGCACGCCGCGCGATGCCATCGCGCGGCTGAACGCGGCCGCCAACGCCGCGATGCAGAAGCCCGAGATCGCAAAGCAGCTCGAGACCGACGGCCTGATGATCGATACCGGCGCACCGGAACGGCTCGATGCCCAATTGACCAAGGACGCCGCACTCTGGGGCCCGGTGATCAAGGCGCAAAACATCGTTTTGGAATGA
- a CDS encoding SMP-30/gluconolactonase/LRE family protein has translation MSAIRITRIGATKDQLGESPVWDERRQRLHWIDALAGSIHTLDPVTGAAEQFSVPAPIGSLALQGDGGAILALRHGFARYDFDRRALTQGPSIGLDHPKVRLNDGKADPHGRFVAGTMHGDRAPDEAPLGGLYRLDASGAVELLETDLAVSNGPCFSPDGRTFYLADSARRIIWAYDYSRDGPLLNKRVFADTEAQASGCDGATVDAEGYLWSVLVRIGKIARFAPDGTIVRTIEMPIRHPTSVTFGGPDLDVLYVTSISRSHALADDHPDAGGLFAVEGLGVRGLPAHRFGSD, from the coding sequence ATGAGCGCGATCCGGATCACGCGCATCGGAGCGACAAAGGACCAGCTCGGCGAGAGCCCGGTGTGGGATGAGCGCCGACAGCGCCTCCATTGGATCGACGCACTGGCCGGATCGATCCACACGCTCGATCCCGTCACCGGCGCGGCCGAGCAGTTCAGCGTGCCCGCACCGATCGGCTCGCTGGCGCTGCAAGGCGATGGCGGCGCCATCCTGGCCCTGCGCCATGGATTTGCCCGCTACGATTTCGACAGGCGCGCGCTGACGCAAGGTCCGTCGATCGGGCTCGACCACCCGAAAGTGCGATTGAACGACGGCAAGGCCGATCCCCATGGACGTTTCGTGGCGGGCACGATGCACGGCGACCGCGCGCCGGACGAGGCGCCGCTCGGCGGCCTCTATCGCCTGGATGCATCAGGCGCGGTGGAACTGCTGGAGACGGACCTCGCAGTCAGCAACGGCCCGTGCTTCAGCCCGGACGGACGGACGTTCTATCTCGCGGACAGCGCCAGACGGATCATCTGGGCCTATGACTACAGTCGGGACGGCCCGCTTCTGAACAAGCGCGTCTTCGCCGATACGGAGGCGCAAGCCTCCGGCTGCGACGGCGCAACGGTCGACGCAGAAGGCTACCTTTGGTCCGTTCTCGTGCGCATCGGCAAGATCGCGCGGTTTGCGCCGGACGGCACGATCGTGCGGACGATCGAGATGCCGATCCGTCATCCGACCAGCGTGACATTCGGCGGGCCCGATCTCGACGTGCTGTACGTGACGTCGATTTCGCGCAGCCACGCCCTCGCGGACGACCATCCGGATGCAGGCGGATTGTTCGCCGTCGAAGGCCTCGGCGTTCGCGGGCTGCCGGCGCACCGGTTCGGCTCGGACTGA
- a CDS encoding TetR/AcrR family transcriptional regulator, translating to MTELSTMKDGVANQAEASDRVLQILAEAGRLFASKGFEGTSMRDIALACGISKSLLYHHFSNKDEIYARVAVGSTLELYLFVRDRIPDGSPSQKIRAFMVATAEYFRRYRWAWIASTTAFWNDPDRQRHKERLTRRDRFENFLRGLIQEAIDAGEIRKVDVPMTGRLILSSLNWMHRWYNPNKSATPEQIADIFFDMIFNGLRSGELVELPGAEPPRAGRRKSR from the coding sequence ATGACTGAACTGTCAACGATGAAGGATGGCGTTGCGAACCAGGCCGAGGCCTCGGACCGCGTGCTTCAGATCCTCGCCGAAGCGGGGCGCCTGTTCGCCAGCAAGGGATTCGAGGGAACCTCGATGCGAGACATCGCGCTCGCCTGCGGCATCTCCAAGTCGCTGCTCTATCATCATTTCTCCAACAAGGACGAGATCTACGCGCGCGTGGCGGTCGGCTCGACGCTCGAGCTTTATCTGTTCGTCCGAGACCGCATCCCCGACGGGTCGCCGTCGCAGAAGATCCGCGCGTTCATGGTCGCCACGGCGGAGTACTTCCGGCGCTACCGCTGGGCCTGGATCGCTTCCACAACGGCGTTCTGGAACGATCCCGACCGACAGCGGCACAAGGAACGGCTGACGCGCCGCGACCGTTTCGAGAATTTTCTCCGCGGCCTGATCCAGGAGGCCATCGATGCCGGCGAGATCCGCAAGGTCGATGTTCCCATGACCGGGCGGCTGATCCTCTCCTCGCTCAACTGGATGCATCGCTGGTACAATCCCAACAAGTCCGCAACGCCCGAGCAGATCGCGGACATCTTCTTCGACATGATTTTCAACGGGCTGCGAAGCGGCGAACTGGTCGAACTTCCGGGGGCTGAGCCGCCGCGCGCCGGCCGGCGCAAGTCGCGCTGA
- a CDS encoding LysR family transcriptional regulator gives MNRLQAMELFVSAVREGSFSAAGRRVGLSPASVSRYVGELEAQLGVQLLNRSTRHLGLTDAGKIFFQRTEQVLHGIEDAEAAALALQTAPRGTLRVHSRTLFGIKVLSPLIPGFQKLYPELKVELRLSERHAQLREDEFDVDFQIQAPKDPGLMQRRLLRSERILVASPDYVGRMPKLRAPEDITRHNCLTYWMGPDDVVWKFMRINRLREIVVPSSFASNNGVVLCNLAVNGQGIALLDDYTVAEELKSGRLVRLLPGFRVTNSTFDEGIYAAFLQSSYLPEKIRVFVDYMVENVPRQIKRSAQ, from the coding sequence ATGAACCGCCTCCAGGCCATGGAATTGTTCGTGAGCGCCGTCCGCGAGGGCAGCTTTTCCGCGGCCGGACGCCGCGTCGGGCTCTCGCCGGCATCGGTGTCGCGCTATGTCGGGGAGCTCGAGGCGCAGCTTGGCGTGCAGCTCCTGAACCGCAGCACGCGCCATCTCGGCTTGACCGACGCCGGCAAGATCTTCTTCCAGCGGACCGAGCAGGTGCTGCACGGCATCGAGGATGCCGAAGCCGCGGCGCTCGCGCTCCAGACCGCGCCGCGCGGCACCCTGCGGGTGCACTCGCGGACGCTGTTCGGCATCAAGGTGCTCTCGCCGCTGATACCCGGCTTTCAGAAGCTCTATCCGGAGCTGAAGGTGGAACTGCGCCTGTCCGAGCGGCACGCCCAGCTCCGCGAAGACGAGTTCGACGTCGACTTCCAGATCCAGGCGCCGAAGGATCCCGGCCTGATGCAGCGACGGCTGCTGCGGAGCGAGCGGATTCTCGTGGCCTCGCCCGACTATGTCGGACGGATGCCGAAGCTGCGCGCGCCGGAGGACATCACGCGCCACAACTGCCTGACCTACTGGATGGGCCCGGATGACGTCGTCTGGAAATTCATGCGCATAAACAGGCTACGCGAGATCGTCGTGCCGTCGTCCTTCGCCAGCAACAACGGCGTGGTGCTGTGCAATCTCGCCGTCAACGGGCAAGGGATCGCGCTGCTGGACGACTACACCGTGGCGGAGGAGTTGAAGAGCGGGCGCCTGGTCCGCCTGCTGCCGGGTTTCCGGGTGACGAACTCCACCTTCGACGAAGGGATTTATGCAGCGTTCCTCCAGAGCAGCTATTTGCCGGAGAAGATCAGGGTCTTCGTCGACTATATGGTGGAGAACGTGCCAAGGCAGATCAAGAGGTCGGCGCAGTAG
- a CDS encoding ABC transporter substrate-binding protein: MKRTTVTALGMIALLLTNAPLSAQGISGDVVKIGIMNDQNGPYADNCGLGSVAAAKLAVGDVGGTVNGKKIELVIADDQNKPDVGVAIALRWLDNEGVDAIVGCSASSIALAVQDIMKNRKKPYLLAGTAGSFFTNDKCSPMTTQWVVDTYAQPKATVKALLAQGIDSWFFLTVDYAFGKAWQADATKFIEAGGGKVVGSVLHPLNSSDLSSFLLTAQASGAKAIALANSGADFANAIKQAQEFGLTKKQLLVPLGLMISQTHGIGLKDLQNVRLTTPFYWDMTPESRAFAKRYAEATNGQLLNEGKAATYSAITHYLKAVASAGSDDGDAVMRQMKSTPINDFEMTNVAIRADGQVMRPLYVARIKTPAESKYTYDYYEITGTIAPEDAWRPASESACDLLKSQ; the protein is encoded by the coding sequence GTGAAGAGAACGACGGTCACTGCGCTCGGCATGATTGCCTTGCTGCTCACGAATGCGCCGCTGTCCGCACAGGGCATCTCCGGCGATGTCGTCAAGATCGGCATCATGAACGACCAGAACGGTCCCTACGCCGACAATTGCGGCCTCGGTTCGGTCGCAGCCGCCAAGCTCGCGGTCGGCGACGTCGGCGGCACGGTCAATGGCAAGAAGATCGAGCTCGTGATCGCCGACGACCAGAACAAGCCCGACGTCGGCGTCGCCATCGCGCTGCGCTGGCTCGACAATGAAGGGGTCGATGCCATCGTCGGCTGCTCGGCGTCGTCGATCGCGCTCGCGGTGCAGGACATCATGAAGAACCGCAAGAAGCCCTATCTGCTGGCCGGCACGGCGGGCTCGTTCTTCACCAACGACAAATGCTCGCCGATGACCACGCAATGGGTGGTCGACACCTATGCCCAGCCAAAGGCCACGGTGAAGGCGCTGCTCGCGCAGGGCATCGACAGCTGGTTCTTCCTGACGGTGGACTATGCCTTCGGCAAGGCCTGGCAGGCGGATGCGACCAAGTTTATCGAAGCGGGCGGCGGCAAGGTGGTGGGCTCGGTGCTGCATCCGCTGAATTCGTCGGACCTCTCCTCGTTCCTGCTGACGGCACAGGCGAGCGGTGCCAAGGCGATTGCGCTCGCCAATTCGGGCGCGGATTTCGCCAATGCGATCAAGCAGGCGCAGGAGTTCGGGCTGACCAAGAAGCAACTCCTCGTCCCGCTCGGCCTCATGATCAGTCAGACCCACGGAATTGGTCTCAAGGATCTCCAGAACGTGCGGCTGACGACGCCCTTCTACTGGGACATGACGCCGGAGAGCCGGGCCTTTGCCAAGCGCTATGCCGAGGCGACCAACGGTCAACTCCTCAACGAAGGCAAGGCGGCCACCTACAGCGCCATTACGCATTATCTGAAGGCCGTGGCCTCCGCGGGCTCGGACGACGGCGATGCCGTGATGCGGCAGATGAAGAGCACGCCGATCAACGATTTCGAGATGACGAATGTCGCGATCAGGGCCGACGGCCAGGTGATGCGCCCGCTCTATGTCGCGCGGATCAAGACGCCGGCGGAGTCGAAATACACCTACGACTATTACGAGATCACCGGCACGATCGCGCCCGAGGATGCTTGGCGGCCGGCCTCGGAGAGCGCCTGCGATCTTCTCAAGTCGCAGTGA
- a CDS encoding enoyl-CoA hydratase/isomerase family protein translates to MSGDIVTLEVSDHIALVTLNRPPVNALDRAMRDRIVAVFDEISERSDVRVAILTGAGKVFCSGADLKDRPDPAKIGAFHSHNRITRETGNCIRECSKPVIAAINGVALGAGVGLMASCDIFYACEEAVFGMPEINVGLAGGAAMLNTLFGRSLMRRMFFTGYRVPAAELYRLGIIEACTTKENLIPEAMKIAREIASKSPIAMEYAKNAANMVELMPPRDAYRFEQNITMALSKTEDAKEARMAFLEKRTPVFKGR, encoded by the coding sequence ATGTCAGGAGATATCGTCACACTCGAAGTGTCCGATCACATCGCGCTGGTGACGCTGAACCGCCCTCCGGTGAACGCGCTCGATCGCGCGATGCGCGACCGCATCGTGGCGGTGTTCGACGAGATTTCCGAGCGCAGCGACGTCAGGGTCGCGATCCTGACCGGCGCCGGAAAGGTGTTCTGCAGCGGCGCGGACTTGAAGGATCGTCCGGACCCGGCCAAGATCGGCGCGTTCCACAGCCACAACCGGATCACGCGCGAGACCGGCAACTGCATCCGCGAATGTTCGAAGCCCGTCATCGCGGCAATCAACGGCGTTGCGCTGGGGGCGGGCGTCGGCCTGATGGCCTCCTGCGATATTTTCTACGCCTGCGAGGAAGCCGTCTTCGGCATGCCCGAGATCAACGTCGGGCTCGCCGGCGGCGCGGCCATGCTGAACACGTTGTTCGGCCGCTCGCTGATGCGCCGCATGTTCTTCACCGGCTATCGCGTGCCGGCCGCCGAGCTCTACCGCCTCGGCATCATCGAGGCCTGCACGACCAAGGAAAACCTGATCCCCGAGGCCATGAAGATCGCCCGGGAGATCGCCTCGAAGAGCCCGATCGCGATGGAATACGCCAAGAACGCGGCGAACATGGTCGAGCTGATGCCGCCGCGCGACGCCTACCGCTTCGAGCAGAACATCACCATGGCGCTGTCCAAGACGGAGGACGCCAAGGAAGCGCGGATGGCGTTCCTGGAAAAGCGCACGCCGGTGTTCAAGGGGCGCTGA
- a CDS encoding LLM class flavin-dependent oxidoreductase gives MEFGVFILAQQRGYHQTSQQVINNAVEQTVAAEHAGFDTAWYAEHHFNNYSLCPSPLMMVAHCAGLTRRIRLGTAVCVLPLYNPARLLGEIGFADTVSNGRLDLGIGSGYQKFEFDRFGVDLDHSHALFAEFYDVLQAGMRERIFSYSGEHLKMPPTAIAVRTVQTPMPPIWVTSGHGETLGRAIRDNHNLFVTALLNGLDAIKALRERLEEIAAKEGRSIDDTHFGFLRCAYASDNDSEIQSYLDNARFQRRLSESLKFRRAQSDDGYLIKEEAGPNDMSLETMRSNLPVGSVNQVIDRMLEEISILKPTHIALQTQLGDFDQRTMLRQIELWGSRIIPAIRKELKSGRGKVAGEAVSA, from the coding sequence ATGGAATTCGGCGTATTCATTCTGGCGCAGCAGCGCGGCTATCATCAGACCTCGCAGCAGGTCATCAACAACGCCGTCGAGCAGACGGTGGCCGCCGAGCACGCCGGCTTCGATACGGCCTGGTATGCCGAGCACCATTTCAACAATTACAGCCTGTGCCCCTCGCCGCTGATGATGGTGGCGCATTGCGCCGGCCTGACCAGGCGCATCCGCCTCGGCACGGCCGTCTGCGTGCTGCCGCTGTACAATCCGGCGCGGCTGCTCGGCGAGATCGGCTTTGCCGATACGGTCTCGAACGGCCGCCTCGATCTCGGCATCGGCTCGGGCTACCAGAAATTCGAGTTCGACCGCTTCGGCGTCGACCTCGATCATTCGCACGCATTGTTCGCCGAATTCTACGACGTGCTCCAGGCCGGCATGCGCGAGCGCATCTTCTCCTATTCCGGCGAGCACCTGAAGATGCCGCCGACCGCGATCGCCGTGCGCACGGTGCAGACGCCAATGCCGCCGATCTGGGTGACCTCCGGCCACGGCGAGACGCTCGGCCGCGCCATTCGCGACAATCACAATCTGTTCGTGACCGCGCTGCTGAACGGCCTCGACGCCATCAAGGCGCTACGCGAACGCCTCGAGGAGATCGCGGCCAAGGAAGGCCGCTCGATCGACGACACGCATTTCGGCTTCCTGCGCTGCGCCTATGCCAGCGACAATGACAGCGAGATCCAGTCGTATCTGGACAATGCGCGCTTCCAGCGCCGGCTCTCCGAAAGCCTGAAGTTCCGCCGTGCCCAGAGCGATGACGGCTACCTCATCAAGGAAGAGGCCGGGCCGAACGACATGAGCCTCGAGACGATGCGGAGCAATTTGCCCGTCGGCAGCGTCAATCAGGTGATCGACCGCATGCTGGAGGAGATCAGCATTCTCAAGCCGACCCACATCGCGCTTCAGACCCAACTCGGCGATTTCGATCAGCGCACGATGCTGCGCCAGATCGAGCTGTGGGGCAGCAGGATCATTCCCGCGATCCGGAAAGAGCTGAAGTCCGGTCGGGGCAAGGTCGCAGGCGAAGCGGTTTCGGCGTAA
- a CDS encoding acetate--CoA ligase family protein — MRPGEGLDALMSPRSIAIIGASQEATKIGGRPVDLLRRHGYSGHIYPVNPKAALVQGLKAYASVADLPEAPDLAIIAVDAERASEAVEQCAARGVRSVVVFSSGFAELGEQGRAMQERLRLAARNGGMRLLGPNCLGAVSIAEKSIATFSIVLEHSMPAAGALGIVSQSGNLGSYTMRLASERGVGISRFITTGNECDIDIADGIAWMARDPATKVILCCLEACRDAGRLISALEEARDAGKPVIAMKIGTSAAGQAAAASHTGAMAGSDAVFDALFARCGAVRVRSIDELIDLGHAASILLPDRLPKGPGIAILTASGGFGVLLADAAQSVGLTLPELGQQTQRQILELVPFASARNPVDATAQMSSRPDLLAKIMSAVVADERTDTVILPLPFSLHLPRLRSIYMDTLRNIRAQFPHRPVILCVDGPEDALAELHALGFPTVESFDGCCATVAALVRLQAVSKHPQDVPAAVERAQPLAADAFRHELGAKRALADAGVPVLAERLVHDADAAARAATEIGYPVVLKIASPDLPHKTEAGGVVVGVGSEAEVRRAYAQMRDRVATRAPHAAIDGVIVAPMAKGVAELILGSRIDPVFGPVVMVGLGGIFAEILQDSAVQMAPVSEAQAMAMLKSLKAFAVLDGARGRPRADLDAAARAVAALSRFAAAHADTIAEIDINPLLLRVEGEGAVALDALLIPQGKQARH; from the coding sequence ATGCGGCCGGGAGAAGGTCTCGACGCGCTGATGTCGCCGCGCTCGATCGCGATCATCGGCGCCTCGCAGGAGGCGACCAAGATCGGCGGCCGGCCCGTCGATCTGCTGCGCCGGCACGGCTATTCGGGCCACATCTACCCGGTCAATCCGAAGGCCGCATTGGTGCAGGGCCTGAAGGCCTACGCCTCCGTCGCTGACCTTCCGGAGGCCCCGGATCTCGCGATCATCGCGGTCGACGCGGAGCGCGCAAGCGAGGCCGTGGAGCAGTGCGCCGCTCGCGGCGTCCGCAGCGTCGTCGTGTTCTCGTCCGGCTTTGCCGAGCTCGGCGAGCAGGGGCGTGCGATGCAAGAGCGGTTGCGACTGGCCGCGCGCAACGGCGGCATGCGGTTGCTCGGGCCAAATTGCCTCGGCGCCGTCAGCATTGCCGAGAAGAGCATCGCGACATTCTCGATCGTGCTCGAGCACAGCATGCCGGCGGCCGGCGCGCTCGGCATCGTGTCGCAGAGCGGCAATCTCGGCAGCTACACCATGCGCCTCGCCAGCGAGCGCGGCGTTGGCATCAGCCGCTTCATCACCACAGGCAACGAGTGCGACATCGACATTGCCGACGGCATCGCCTGGATGGCGCGCGATCCCGCCACCAAGGTGATCCTGTGCTGCCTCGAGGCCTGCCGCGACGCCGGCCGCCTGATCTCGGCGCTGGAGGAGGCGCGTGATGCCGGCAAGCCCGTCATCGCCATGAAGATCGGGACGTCGGCGGCAGGCCAGGCCGCTGCGGCCTCGCACACCGGGGCAATGGCAGGATCGGATGCGGTGTTCGATGCGCTGTTCGCCCGCTGCGGCGCGGTGCGCGTCCGCAGCATCGATGAGCTCATCGATCTCGGTCATGCCGCATCGATCCTGCTGCCGGACCGGCTGCCGAAGGGGCCGGGCATCGCGATCCTCACGGCGTCGGGTGGCTTCGGCGTGCTGCTCGCGGATGCCGCACAATCGGTCGGGCTGACGTTGCCGGAGCTTGGACAGCAGACGCAGCGCCAGATTCTGGAGCTGGTGCCGTTTGCGTCGGCGCGCAATCCCGTCGACGCCACGGCGCAGATGTCGAGCCGTCCCGATCTGCTGGCGAAGATCATGTCCGCCGTCGTCGCGGACGAGCGCACCGACACGGTGATCCTGCCGCTGCCGTTCTCGCTGCATCTGCCGCGTCTGCGCTCCATCTATATGGACACGCTGCGCAACATCCGCGCGCAATTCCCCCATCGTCCCGTCATCCTGTGCGTCGACGGTCCGGAGGACGCGCTGGCCGAGCTGCACGCGCTGGGCTTTCCGACGGTGGAAAGTTTTGATGGCTGTTGCGCGACCGTCGCGGCGCTGGTGCGGTTGCAGGCCGTGTCGAAGCATCCGCAGGACGTTCCCGCGGCGGTCGAGCGGGCCCAGCCGCTTGCAGCCGACGCATTCCGCCATGAGCTCGGCGCCAAGCGCGCGCTTGCCGATGCCGGTGTCCCGGTCCTGGCCGAGCGTCTCGTGCACGACGCGGACGCGGCGGCGCGCGCCGCCACCGAGATCGGCTATCCCGTGGTGCTGAAGATCGCCTCGCCCGATCTGCCGCACAAGACAGAGGCCGGCGGCGTGGTCGTGGGCGTAGGTTCGGAAGCCGAAGTCCGGCGCGCCTATGCCCAGATGCGTGATCGCGTCGCCACCAGGGCACCGCACGCGGCGATCGACGGCGTGATCGTGGCGCCCATGGCCAAGGGCGTCGCCGAACTGATCCTCGGCAGCCGCATCGATCCCGTGTTCGGACCGGTGGTGATGGTCGGCCTTGGCGGCATCTTCGCGGAGATCCTCCAGGACTCCGCCGTGCAGATGGCGCCGGTCAGCGAAGCGCAGGCCATGGCGATGCTGAAATCGCTCAAGGCGTTCGCGGTGCTCGACGGCGCGCGCGGCCGGCCGCGCGCCGATCTCGACGCCGCAGCGCGCGCCGTAGCCGCATTGTCGCGCTTTGCCGCTGCGCATGCCGACACGATCGCGGAGATAGACATCAACCCGCTGTTGTTGCGGGTCGAAGGCGAGGGGGCCGTGGCGCTCGACGCGCTGCTGATCCCGCAGGGCAAGCAGGCACGACACTGA
- a CDS encoding flavin reductase family protein: protein MSQMTDVRSVEAAEFRLAMRNLASGVAIVATGSENARRGLTVSSVTSLCMEPPCLLVGINASSETHGAMLANGRFGISLLGKGQEELALRFAGGAKGVDRFATAPWEQGVLDVPLLEPSIGALECVLHHHQMVGTHGLFIGRIVATRGGNGDPLVNFQGALRALPQA, encoded by the coding sequence ATGTCTCAAATGACCGATGTCCGCTCGGTCGAGGCCGCGGAGTTTCGGCTGGCCATGCGCAACCTCGCGAGCGGCGTCGCGATCGTGGCGACGGGATCGGAGAACGCACGGCGTGGATTGACGGTCAGCTCCGTCACCTCGCTGTGCATGGAGCCGCCCTGCCTGCTCGTCGGCATCAATGCGAGTTCCGAGACACACGGTGCCATGCTCGCCAACGGCCGCTTCGGGATCAGTCTCCTGGGCAAGGGGCAGGAGGAGTTGGCGTTGCGTTTCGCCGGCGGCGCCAAGGGCGTCGACCGCTTCGCGACGGCACCCTGGGAGCAAGGCGTGCTCGACGTGCCGCTGCTGGAGCCTTCGATCGGCGCACTGGAATGCGTGCTGCATCATCACCAGATGGTCGGCACGCACGGTCTCTTCATCGGCAGGATCGTGGCCACCCGCGGCGGCAATGGCGATCCTCTCGTCAATTTCCAAGGCGCGCTGCGGGCCTTGCCGCAGGCGTAG
- a CDS encoding Gfo/Idh/MocA family protein — MAIGASGSDSTSGRVRLGMVGGGQGAFIGAVHRIAARIDGQFELVAGALSSDPARAKASAVELGIAAERSYGSFEEMARAEAARPDGIEAVSIVTPNHVHAPAARAFLEAGIHVICDKPMTTTVAEAERLVDLVESSGKVFVLTHNYTGYPMVRQARAMIGKGELGDVRVVQVEYPQDWLTERAELSGSKQAEWRTDPKRSGAGGCIGDIGTHAYNLAAFVTGLETEAILAQLTTFVPGRLLDDHVQIMLRYKGGARGLLWASQVAVGNENALKLRIYGTKGGLEWTQEDPNYLWFTRFGQPKQLLTRAGAGAQPEAARVSRLPGGHPEGYLEGFATIYAEAARAIRAARTGASPDPGTIYPTVQDGLAGMRFIEAAVTSSKAGNIWTKVG; from the coding sequence ATGGCGATTGGAGCAAGCGGGTCCGACAGCACGAGCGGCCGTGTCAGACTTGGGATGGTGGGCGGCGGTCAGGGCGCATTTATCGGTGCCGTTCATCGCATAGCAGCACGGATCGACGGGCAGTTCGAACTGGTCGCGGGCGCGCTGTCTTCAGATCCCGCCCGGGCGAAGGCGTCGGCCGTGGAACTCGGCATCGCTGCGGAAAGATCCTACGGATCGTTCGAGGAGATGGCGAGGGCCGAGGCCGCGCGCCCCGACGGGATCGAGGCGGTGTCGATCGTGACGCCAAACCACGTGCACGCGCCCGCTGCGCGCGCTTTCCTCGAGGCTGGCATCCATGTGATCTGCGACAAGCCGATGACGACCACGGTGGCGGAGGCGGAACGGCTGGTCGATCTCGTGGAAAGCAGCGGGAAGGTGTTCGTCCTCACTCACAATTACACTGGTTATCCGATGGTGCGGCAGGCACGCGCCATGATCGGCAAAGGTGAATTGGGTGACGTCCGCGTCGTGCAGGTCGAATATCCGCAAGACTGGCTTACCGAGCGCGCCGAGCTTTCGGGAAGCAAGCAGGCCGAGTGGCGCACGGATCCAAAGCGTTCGGGAGCCGGCGGCTGCATCGGCGATATCGGAACACACGCCTACAATCTCGCTGCATTCGTCACCGGACTGGAGACTGAAGCAATCCTGGCGCAGCTCACCACCTTCGTGCCCGGCCGCCTGCTCGACGACCACGTCCAGATCATGTTGCGCTACAAGGGCGGCGCGCGTGGCCTGCTGTGGGCAAGCCAGGTGGCAGTCGGCAACGAGAACGCCCTCAAGCTGCGCATCTACGGCACCAAGGGCGGATTGGAATGGACCCAGGAAGACCCGAACTATCTGTGGTTCACCCGCTTCGGCCAGCCGAAGCAGCTGCTCACTCGCGCCGGCGCCGGGGCTCAGCCTGAAGCTGCCCGCGTCTCCCGTCTGCCGGGTGGACACCCCGAAGGGTATCTTGAGGGCTTTGCCACAATCTATGCCGAAGCTGCGCGGGCAATTCGCGCGGCGCGGACGGGCGCTTCGCCCGATCCCGGAACGATCTATCCGACCGTACAGGACGGCTTGGCCGGCATGCGCTTCATCGAGGCAGCTGTAACATCTTCGAAAGCCGGCAACATATGGACCAAGGTCGGATGA